A genomic segment from Streptosporangium roseum DSM 43021 encodes:
- a CDS encoding ribonuclease HII, with protein sequence MPPSYALERLLSADGTKLVAGVDEVGRGAWAGPVAVCAVVTDLSEPPAGLTDSKMLSPARRTSMVAEITGWAAGIGYGEASHEEIDALGMTEALRRAAGRALAGLPVRPDAVILDGKHDYLGAPWPVRCEIKGDLSCVSVAAASVIAKVRRDAYMASLGLEEYGFADNAGYPSPVHQAALASLGPTAHHRLSWSYLDDLPRWRHLKKHRNPLAGEGQLGLFG encoded by the coding sequence GTGCCTCCCTCCTATGCGCTTGAGCGACTGCTGTCGGCCGACGGGACGAAGCTGGTGGCCGGGGTCGACGAGGTCGGGCGAGGGGCCTGGGCCGGACCGGTGGCGGTCTGCGCGGTCGTCACGGACCTGTCGGAGCCGCCCGCGGGGCTGACCGACTCCAAGATGCTCAGCCCGGCCCGCCGCACCTCCATGGTCGCCGAGATCACCGGCTGGGCGGCCGGGATCGGCTACGGCGAGGCGTCACACGAGGAGATCGACGCGCTCGGCATGACCGAGGCCCTGCGCCGGGCGGCCGGACGGGCGCTGGCCGGGCTCCCGGTCCGGCCCGACGCGGTCATCCTCGACGGCAAGCACGACTACCTGGGCGCGCCGTGGCCGGTCCGCTGCGAGATCAAGGGCGACCTGTCCTGCGTCTCCGTGGCCGCCGCCTCGGTGATCGCCAAGGTCCGCCGGGACGCCTACATGGCCTCTCTCGGCCTGGAGGAGTACGGCTTCGCCGACAACGCCGGCTACCCGTCGCCGGTCCACCAGGCGGCGCTGGCCTCGCTCGGGCCGACCGCGCACCACCGCCTGTCCTGGTCTTACCTGGACGACCTGCCCCGCTGGCGCCACCTCAAGAAGCACCGCAACCCGCTCGCCGGAGAGGGACAGCTCGGCCTCTTCGGGTAG
- a CDS encoding LysR family transcriptional regulator — translation MLDLRRLALICEFARRGSIAATAAVLGYSPSAVSQQLAALEREAGAVLLDRTARSAELTDAGRRLVQHAERILSMVETAESDLSAQAATPAGRVTVTAFPTAAVAFAPALARTLRRHTALTLRMGQGRSGRGMREVQSGEVDIALVDDWYGRVRESDTLRVFPLLHDPLVLVVPRKHRLASLDEPVDLRELRDEPWMATPDGEPSRLAVDSLLADVGGALPVPWEFEGLGTILGLVAKGIGIAAVPALALASGVRGIVVREFPGAPVGRDVHAVARASSVHRPAVSVTLRAVHVAARLLAADLAAVELAAR, via the coding sequence ATGCTTGATTTGCGGCGTTTGGCGCTGATCTGCGAGTTTGCCCGCCGGGGAAGTATCGCGGCCACCGCCGCCGTTCTCGGCTACAGTCCCTCGGCGGTCTCCCAGCAACTGGCGGCGCTGGAGCGGGAGGCGGGAGCGGTGCTGCTCGACCGGACCGCCCGCAGCGCCGAGCTGACCGACGCCGGGCGCCGCCTGGTCCAGCACGCCGAACGCATCCTGTCGATGGTCGAGACCGCCGAGTCCGACCTGTCGGCCCAGGCGGCGACCCCCGCGGGCCGGGTCACCGTCACCGCCTTCCCCACCGCCGCGGTCGCCTTCGCGCCCGCCCTGGCCCGGACGCTGCGCCGCCACACCGCGCTGACCCTGCGGATGGGGCAGGGGCGCTCCGGGCGCGGGATGCGCGAGGTCCAGTCGGGCGAGGTGGACATCGCCCTGGTGGACGACTGGTACGGCCGGGTGCGCGAGTCCGACACGTTGCGGGTCTTCCCGCTGCTGCACGATCCGCTGGTGCTCGTGGTGCCGCGCAAGCACCGCCTGGCATCCCTGGACGAGCCCGTGGACCTGCGTGAGCTCCGCGACGAGCCGTGGATGGCCACCCCGGACGGCGAGCCCTCCCGGCTGGCCGTGGACAGCCTGCTGGCCGACGTCGGCGGCGCCCTGCCGGTGCCGTGGGAGTTCGAGGGCCTGGGCACCATCCTCGGCCTGGTCGCCAAGGGCATCGGCATCGCGGCCGTCCCCGCCCTGGCGCTGGCCTCCGGGGTGCGCGGCATCGTCGTCCGCGAGTTCCCCGGCGCCCCGGTCGGCCGCGACGTCCACGCCGTCGCCCGCGCCTCCAGCGTCCACCGCCCCGCCGTCTCCGTCACCCTGCGCGCCGTCCACGTCGCAGCCCGGCTCCTCGCCGCCGACCTCGCGGCGGTGGAGCTCGCGGCCCGGTAA